The sequence CGACGTGGTGGTGGCAGGCGGCCAGGAGTCGATGACCCAGGCGCCGCACCTGCTCCTCAAGAGCCGTGAGGGCTACAAGTACGGCGACGTGACGGTACGCGACCACCTCGCCTACGACGGTCTGCATGACGTCTTCACCGACCAGCCGATGGGCGCGCTCACCGAGCAGCGCAACGACGAGGACAAGTTCACCCGCGCAGAGCAGGACGAGTTCGCGGCCGAATCGCACCGCAAGGCCGCCGCGGCGTGGAAAGACGGCGTTTTCGCCGACGAGGTGGTGCCGGTGAAGATCCCGCAGCGCAAGGGGGATCCGTTGGAGTTCACCGAGGACGAGGGCATCCGGGCCAACACCACCGCAGAGTCGCTGGGCGGTCTCAAGCCGGCGTTCCGCTCCGACGGCACCATCACCGCCGGCTCGTCGTCGCAGATCTCCGACGGCGCCGCCGCCGTGGTGGTGATGAGCAAGGCCAAGGCGCAGGAACTGGGTCTGGACTGGCTGTGCGAGATCGGGGCACACGGTGTCGTGGCCGGGCCGGACTCGACTCTGCAGTCCCAGCCGGCCAACGCCATCAAGAAGGCGATCGCCCGCGAGGGCATCTCGATCGACCAACTCGACGTGGTGGAGATCAACGAGGCCTTTGCGGCGGTATCGCTGGCCTCGACCCGGGAGCTGGGTCTGAACCCCGACGTCGTCAATGTGCACGGCGGCGCGATCGCCGTGGGGCACCCGATCGGGATGTCGGGCGCGCGCATCACGCTGCACGCCG is a genomic window of Mycolicibacter heraklionensis containing:
- a CDS encoding acetyl-CoA C-acetyltransferase; protein product: MTTSVIVAGARTPIGRLMGSLKDFSGSDLGAVAIAGALEKAQVPASLVQYVIMGQVLTAGAGQMPARQAAVGAGIGWDVPTLTINKMCLSGINAIAMADQLIRAGEFDVVVAGGQESMTQAPHLLLKSREGYKYGDVTVRDHLAYDGLHDVFTDQPMGALTEQRNDEDKFTRAEQDEFAAESHRKAAAAWKDGVFADEVVPVKIPQRKGDPLEFTEDEGIRANTTAESLGGLKPAFRSDGTITAGSSSQISDGAAAVVVMSKAKAQELGLDWLCEIGAHGVVAGPDSTLQSQPANAIKKAIAREGISIDQLDVVEINEAFAAVSLASTRELGLNPDVVNVHGGAIAVGHPIGMSGARITLHAALELKRRGSGYAVAALCGAGGQGDALILRAG